The genomic DNA TTCCTGTCATTCCTGGGCCTCGGCGTACAGGCACCATACGCCTCGTGGGGCAGCCTCGCCGACGCGGGCATTAGGAACCTCGCGATCTTCCCTTGGCAGCTGATCTTCCCAGGTGTGACGATGGCTCTGACGCTGTTTTCGCTGAACTTTTTGGGCGACGGCATCCGCGATGCACTCGACCCGCAGACGAGGAAATTTTAATTGATGGGCAGCAACGGCATGATAGCATCAGATTTCAGATCATGAGATCAATAATTCCCATCTTGATACTCTTGTTCGTTTGCTCTTCGTACGGGCAGGCGACGGCAAAGGCGGACCTGAGCAGGCTTAACGCAGAGCTCGCTGCTGCCTACAAGTCCAAAGATCTGGACGCCGCACTCGGGATCGCCGTGCAAGTTGCCGAGCTCAGCAGTTCGGTCTACGGAAAAGAGCATTTCCAGACCGGTGTTGCAATCGAAAATGTCGGGATAATATATCAGGAAAAGAAAAAATACCGCGAAGCGTTGGATCGTCTGGAGAACGCGAAACGCATCTTCGAAACCGACATCGCTGCAAACAAGGCAAAGATCCTCAACCTGATCTCAAGGATGTCGATAGTTTGTTTTCAAAAGGAAGATAAGAAATGTGAGTCTATTTACTTGTCGAAGGCCCTTGAGTTTGCCAGATCCAATTTTGGACCGGAAAGCAAAGAGACACTTTTGCCTACGATGGATATCGCGACCCGCAATAGTATTGCCGGTGATTTCGACAGTGCTCGTGTGTCCTTTCTGTCAGCGTTTAGGATCGCGTCGCTCAATTTTGGCCCGACGAGCAAAGAAGTCGACAAGGTCGGTGATGCGGTCAAATGTGCATACGGGCGGGACACGACCCCGGATTCAGCCAAGTATGACTCGTTTACCAAGGAGCAATTCCAGATACTCGGTATCAAGCGAAACGACATTTCGACCTTGAATAAGGACGCACTTTTCCTTTACGAACCGGCATACCCAAAATATGTTTGGCTTATCGGGCGTGGAAAGGTGATCGTCAAGGTCATGATCGGCGAAGACGGTTTGGTCGAAGAAGCAAGATCGATCTGCGGCGTGTCAAAAGACCTGGCTGAGATCGCAGAGAAGGCGGCGATGAAGTGTAAGTTTCGCCCAACTATTGTTGACGGAAAGCCGGTTAAAACGAGCGGTGCGATCGAATATAATTTCGGTTCATAATGCGCGGGTGCCGAGCCCGGATGCGGAAATTCTAATTGATGAACAACAGCGGCACAATATTGTCTGTCGATGGCTTGAGGACCTATTTCCACACCGAAGACGGCGTGGTCAAGGCCGTCGACGGCATTTCGTTTGAATTGCAAAAGGGCGAGACGCTTGGCATTGTAGGCGAATCGGGATCCGGTAAATCGGTGACGAACCTGTCGGTGATGCGGCTGATACCCGAACCTCCGGGCGAGATCGCGGGCGGCAAGGTCGTATTTGACGGCATCGATGTTCTGGATCTGCCGATCGATGAAGTGCGAAAGATCCGCGGGCGGCGGATAGCGATGATCTTTCAGGACCCGATGACGTCGCTCAACCCGTTCCTTAAGATCTCGAAACAATTGATGGAGGTGACGCAGCTTCATCTCGGGCATACAAAGCAACAGGCTCGCGAACACGCCATCAAGATGCTCAAGACGGTCGGCATCTCAGACGCCGAACAGCGTATCGATAGCTATCCGCACGAGTTCTCAGGCGGTATGCGTCAGCGTGTGATGATCGCGATCGCATTGAGCTGCGACCCCGAATTGCTAATCGCCGACGAACCGACAACTGCTCTCGACGTGACGATTCAGGCCCAGATACTCGAATTGATCAAAGATCTAAGAACGCGAATGGGTACGAGCGTGATCCTGATCACGCACGACCTCGGCGTCGTCGCCGGAATGACCGACAAGATCATCGTGATGTATGCAGGCAAGGTTTTCGAACAAGCACCAACGCGTGAGCTGTTCGCGACGCCTGCGAATCCATATACAAAAGGCCTGCTTCGCAGCGTGCCAGATCCGGCACACGAGCAAGGCAAAGAACTGTATCAAATTCCGGGCCTGCCGCCTGATGTCGCTCATCTTCCGCCCGGCTGTCCGTTTGCCGAGCGATGCGATCGGGCCGAGGATATTTGCCGTCGCGAATTTCCGCCGTTCGTCGAGATAAATGCGGATCATCACTCACTTTGCCATTTTGCCGGAGACGTTTATCGGGAATCAAAGACCGATGCTGCCGATAGGGCCGCCAACTAAAATTATGAAAAAGATCATTCTTCCGCTCTTGATCCTGCTGATCGCAGGCCTCGGCTGTTCAAAATTCAAAGAATTGACGGGCGGAACCGGAGGCGGCGGTTCGTCGAGCAGCTCATCGACCGCGGGAGCCGATCCAAAGGCTGATATCAGTAGTGCGGCGAACAAGTTCATCGCTCTTCAGTCTTTTTCCGCAAAAATGGAGGGAATGGGCCAGACCGAGATCAAGTCGCAAGTCGATTACGTCGCTCCGGACCGTTTTCACGTTACATATCTCGGCGGAACCGGCGCCGGGATCGAAATGATCATGATCGGCGATCAAATGTACATGAAGTCCGGCGGCAAGTGGACGAAATCGCCGGGAACTGCCGGCTCGATCCCGACGCTTCGCGATTCGTTTACCGAGGAGGGATTAAAGAGCCTGTCCGAGCCTAAATTCGATGGCGAAGAAACGGTCGACGGCAAACCGGCGTACGTTTACAGCTTTAAGAATAAAACGCCGAAAGGTGATTTCGGTTTTAACTGCAAGATGTGGGTCGGCAAACAGTCGGGCTTGCCGATGAAGATCTATGCCACGTACGACAACGGCGTGCTCAAAAATATGACTGTCAATTACGATACCGAGTCTAAGGTCACGATCGAAGCGCCGATACAATAGTTGCCGAAAAGGAATGGAAACGAACGAAAACAACCTGATATCGATCCGGGATCTCGAAGTCTATTACCGCTCCGGCGGCGGCCTGTTCAGTGCCGCAAAAACGGTCAAAGCCGTGGACGGCGTGTCGCTCGACATCAAAAAAGGTGAGACTCTGGGCCTTGTCGGCGAATCGGGCTGCGGCAAATCGACGCTGGGCAAAGCGATCCTGAGGCTGACCGAACCTACTGGCGGACAGGTTTTCTATAACGGTAAAAATCTCGTAGATGATCTGCGGTATTTGGAAATGTTCCAAAAGATCTCAAATGTTTTCGTCTATTTTGGAGCAATTTCGCTAATACTCTTATTCGCAGGTTTTATCTTTTCAGCTTATTTGCCGACGTCATTTTTCTATCCGATGACGCTGGTACTAGTTGGTGTGGCGGTACTGAGTATATTTTTGATAATAGTCATCTTTTTGGTGCAGTCCGTCGCTCATTATCTTTCACAACGAAAGATGCGTGATAAACGGAAAGAACTGCAGATGATCTTTCAGGATCCTTATGCCTCGCTCAATCCGCGAATGACGGTCGGCAATATCATCGGCGAACCGATCCGTACGTTTGGCATCGGCGGCGGCTCGGTCGATGCCCGAGTTCAGGAATTGATGGAGACCGTCGGCCTCTCGCGACGATTTGCGAAACGTTATCCGCACGAATTCTCAGGCGGCCAGCGTCAGCGTATCGGTATAGCTCGAGCTCTCGCCGTCGATCCGGAGTTCATTGTCGCTGACGAACCGATCTCGGCTCTCGATGTCTCGATCCAGGCCCAGATAATGAACCTGATGGAACGGCTCCAGGGTGAAAAGGACCTGACATACCTCTTTATCTCGCACGACCTGCGTGCCGTCCGCCACTTGTCGGATCGTGTCGCGGTGATGTATCTCGGCCGCATCGTTGAGCTTGCCGGCGGCAAAGAGATCTACCGCAACCCGTTGATGCCGTACACTCAGGCACTGATCTCAGCAGTTCCCGTCCCTGATCCTGAGATCGAAGCCAAACGAGAACGTATCATCCTGAAAGGCGATGTCCCCTCGCCGATCGATCCGCCCCGAGGCTGTCATTTTCACACACGCTGCCAGTTTGCGATCCCTGAGTGCTCGGCCGCGTCGCCAAAACTCGTTGAGATCAAACCGCTCCACTTCGCAGCCTGCATGCGAATCAACGCCGAAAACCCAAACATAGCCGAAAACGCCGCCCAAGGACTCGGAGCTATCGGCTCATAAACAGAAAAAGAGGCCCGTTTCGGAGCCTCCTTTCGTTGCTGAACATTTTTTCAAATGATCCATCTATGGTGTTGCCGATCTTGCTTCAGCGTTTCTCAGGGCCTTTATGCGGTTGTGGGCGGCCAGTACAGCATGCGACTGCTGGGCGACGACATCGGCGATGTTCGTCGGCAAAGCGGTGTTCAAAGCGTCGGCGTATGCTTCTTTGGCGTAGTCTTCGCCTCGTTCGCATTCATTGAGGATCGCTTTTTCGTCTTTGCCTGTCACCAGCGATTTGATGTCCATCCATCCGCGGTGAACGGCGGCACTCAAACTGCCCGACTTTTCAGGATCGCCGCCAAGCGACCGAACCAGTTCCTGCAGAACGCCGACAAAATCGGCACGCTGCTGCGAAAATTCGTAGAATACCGTTTTCAGCTCAGACCGCTCGATGCCTTCGGCGGCCACCTTAAAGCCTTCTTGACCGTCCTTGCAGGTCTCGATCAGACCGTTGAGCTTTGAGATGACGTCATCATTCGACGCTGTCGCGTCGTATAACGGAATTGCATCTGTCGTCATTGGCTTAGTTGCTTCGTAATCGTTGATCATATCTATTCCCTCCCTAAAAAATCTATTACATTTTTGAAATGCGACTTTGTCACAACCAAATATTATTAAGTATTGCCGAAAATGAATGTTCGGTATCGAACATTTGGGGGAAATTGGACGGCTTTGTCACCGCCGCACCGGATGAAGGATCAAAACGATGCCGTCGATGGCAAATTCCCATTTTTTCGTGAAATGCGGCCTCCATTAGCCGTTTAAGCTTGCTACAGAACGTGAATTTGCGGTGATGAGTCAGGCGTATTTGCCGGCGATCACGACGTATTATTTCTAATAAACGATGAGTGTTCATCAGGAAATTCCGAGCCGATTGGTGCTGGACCGCCTCGCGGACGAGAGCGGCTTGGCCATTGCCATTGTCGACTCCAGCGGGATCGAGACCTCGGCGTCGAACAACAATTCGATCTGCCGAACGCTCAATCCGGACGGAGAGATCGCGGGCCGCTGCGTCGATTTTTGCGGCAGGGCTCTTGAAAAATCGACTGAATTGGGCAGAAGCGTTGGGTTCGTCTGCCATGCGGGGCTCGACTGCCGGGCGGTGGCGATGACGAGCGATGAACGGCCTGTGGCGGCGATCGTCGGAAGAACTTTCATCAAGTCTGAGAATTACCGCCGTGCGACTGAACGAGCAATGAAGGGTGATTGGCAAGGACACTCGCCAGCCAAACTGTTCGAAAATGTCCTGCTTTCGGGGTC from Acidobacteriota bacterium includes the following:
- a CDS encoding ABC transporter ATP-binding protein gives rise to the protein MNNSGTILSVDGLRTYFHTEDGVVKAVDGISFELQKGETLGIVGESGSGKSVTNLSVMRLIPEPPGEIAGGKVVFDGIDVLDLPIDEVRKIRGRRIAMIFQDPMTSLNPFLKISKQLMEVTQLHLGHTKQQAREHAIKMLKTVGISDAEQRIDSYPHEFSGGMRQRVMIAIALSCDPELLIADEPTTALDVTIQAQILELIKDLRTRMGTSVILITHDLGVVAGMTDKIIVMYAGKVFEQAPTRELFATPANPYTKGLLRSVPDPAHEQGKELYQIPGLPPDVAHLPPGCPFAERCDRAEDICRREFPPFVEINADHHSLCHFAGDVYRESKTDAADRAAN
- a CDS encoding ATP-binding cassette domain-containing protein, which translates into the protein MFQKISNVFVYFGAISLILLFAGFIFSAYLPTSFFYPMTLVLVGVAVLSIFLIIVIFLVQSVAHYLSQRKMRDKRKELQMIFQDPYASLNPRMTVGNIIGEPIRTFGIGGGSVDARVQELMETVGLSRRFAKRYPHEFSGGQRQRIGIARALAVDPEFIVADEPISALDVSIQAQIMNLMERLQGEKDLTYLFISHDLRAVRHLSDRVAVMYLGRIVELAGGKEIYRNPLMPYTQALISAVPVPDPEIEAKRERIILKGDVPSPIDPPRGCHFHTRCQFAIPECSAASPKLVEIKPLHFAACMRINAENPNIAENAAQGLGAIGS
- a CDS encoding PA2169 family four-helix-bundle protein, with the protein product MTTDAIPLYDATASNDDVISKLNGLIETCKDGQEGFKVAAEGIERSELKTVFYEFSQQRADFVGVLQELVRSLGGDPEKSGSLSAAVHRGWMDIKSLVTGKDEKAILNECERGEDYAKEAYADALNTALPTNIADVVAQQSHAVLAAHNRIKALRNAEARSATP
- a CDS encoding tetratricopeptide repeat protein, whose protein sequence is MRSIIPILILLFVCSSYGQATAKADLSRLNAELAAAYKSKDLDAALGIAVQVAELSSSVYGKEHFQTGVAIENVGIIYQEKKKYREALDRLENAKRIFETDIAANKAKILNLISRMSIVCFQKEDKKCESIYLSKALEFARSNFGPESKETLLPTMDIATRNSIAGDFDSARVSFLSAFRIASLNFGPTSKEVDKVGDAVKCAYGRDTTPDSAKYDSFTKEQFQILGIKRNDISTLNKDALFLYEPAYPKYVWLIGRGKVIVKVMIGEDGLVEEARSICGVSKDLAEIAEKAAMKCKFRPTIVDGKPVKTSGAIEYNFGS